The proteins below come from a single Benincasa hispida cultivar B227 chromosome 4, ASM972705v1, whole genome shotgun sequence genomic window:
- the LOC120076578 gene encoding protein terminal ear1 homolog: MGETGVIRLQRSLDPAAREFRPGNFTNLAAMVGPPVHHVYYSFGAPFPPPINELQVEPFRNSVLTYSPNFPVNFSSAFVNPVEEIGVPQVQPISSSPTRSLLLSAVPSDVSESVVRRDLERFGDVRGVQMERIGDGIVTVHYYDLRHAEKAFHEMRNQHLMRQKQVRNQHSRFLHNNFDTPPRLVRALIGGCAVWVDFVIPTSNAAVPDGYNQGTVVVFNLELDVSASTLKEIFERFGPVKEFRETPLKKHQRFVEFFDVRDAAKAVKEMNGREIHGKPVAVDFSRPGGNGRKFFNPMIATRTLGTRHHNQPPPARPSKLSGRFNDPPHRSLYSQAQFSPKKVQYMNGRSLSYADTLVDKLQPLNCSGSTGNGIERRASFGSSKRMNAKKIINRKSPPGSKQEAFSQPRVNIRLRKNSFLRKSDPCFLISENAMEAEASDCKDSRTTLMIKNIPNKYNLKLLLKTLDKHCMKCNEEIANDGKGLPLSSYDFVYLPIDFINKCNVGYGFVNMTSPQGAWRLYKAFHLQAWQVFNSRKICQVTYARLQGLEALKEHFRNSKFPSEMEQYELPVVFSPPRDGIQLTEPFTVAGNMHVEIGGKGEQRSDVTAADQSLEAVPCGGGDNGDEEGDSKRSEDG, from the exons ATGGGAGAAACTGGTGTAATCCGGCTACAGAGAAGTTTGGACCCGGCTGCCCGAGAGTTCAGACCCGGAAACTTCACTAATCTGGCCGCTATGGTCGGGCCGCCGGTCCACCATGTTTACTATTCGTTCGGCGCACCGTTCCCACCGCCGATTAATGAACTGCAAGTGGAACCGTTTCGCAATTCCGTGTTAACGTATTCTCCTAATTTTCCGGTTAATTTTAGTTCAGCGTTTGTTAATCCAGTTGAGGAAATTGGGGTGCCGCAGGTTCAGCCCATATCGTCGTCTCCGACTCGGTCTCTGTTACTGAGTGCGGTACCGAGTGACGTGAGCGAGTCAGTGGTGCGAAGGGATTTGGAACGGTTTGGGGATGTGAGAGGGGTTCAGATGGAGAGAATCGGGGATGGAATCGTGACCGTCCATTATTACGATCTGAGGCATGCAGAAAAGGCCTTTCATGAGATGAGGAACCAACATTTGATGCGTCAAAAACAAGTTCGCAATCAACATTCTCGGTTTTTGCATAACAATTTCGACACTCCGCCGCGGTTAGTTCGTGCACTAATCGGTGGCTGCGCTGTGTGGGTTGACTTTGTTATTCCGACGAGTAACGCCGCCGTACCGGACGGATACAACCAGGGCACCGTCGTTGTTTTCAATTTGGAGTTGGATGTCTCCGCCTCTACTCTCAAGGAAATCTTCGAGCGTTTCG GTCCTGTGAAGGAATTTAGGGAGACGCCATTGAAGAAGCATCAACggtttgttgagttttttgaTGTCAGAGATGCCGCGAAGGCCGTAAAAGAGATGAACGGTAGGGAAATTCACGGCAAGCCAGTCGCCGTTGACTTCAGCCGTCCCGGTGGAAATGGCCGGAAGTTCTTCAACCCCATGATTGCGACCAGAACTTTAGGCACAAGACACCATAACCAGCCTCCTCCGGCTCGTCCTTCGAAGCTATCTGGTCGTTTCAACGATCCTCCACATCGCTCATTGTACTCGCAAGCTCAATTTTCTCCGAAGAAGGTGCAATATATGAATGGCCGGAGCTTAAGCTACGCAGATACACTGGTGGACAAGTTACAGCCACTGAATTGCAGTGGAAGTACAGGTAATGGAATTGAAAGAAGAGCTTCCTTTGGCAGTTCGAAGAGGATGAATGcaaagaagatcatcaataggaAATCGCCACCCGGCTCAAAACAAGAAGCATTTTCTCAACCCAGGGTCAATATTAGGTTGAGGAAAAATAGTTTCTTGAGGAAATCTGACCCGTGTTTCTTAATAAGCGAAAACGCCATGGAAGCAGAAGCATCCGATTGCAAAGATTCCAGAACCACTCTTATGATCAAGAACATACCCAACAAGTACAA CCTGAAGTTATTGTTGAAGACTCTGGATAAGCACTGCATGAAGTGCAACGAGGAGATAGCCAACGATGGCAAGGGCCTGCCTTTGTCCTCCTATGATTTCGTATATCTTCCTATTGATTTCAT CAATAAATGCAACGTTGGGTACGGGTTTGTGAATATGACCTCCCCCCAAGGAGCTTGGAGACTGTACAAAGCTTTCCATCTTCAAGCATGGCAAGTCTTCAACTCCAGAAAGATCTGCCAAGTTACCTACGCTAGACTTCAG GGGTTAGAAGCACTGAAAGAGCATTTTAGGAACTCAAAATTTCCAAGTGAAATGGAACAGTACGAGTTGCCGGTGGTGTTTTCGCCTCCACGTGATGGAATTCAACTGACCGAGCCGTTTACCGTCGCCGGTAACATGCATGTCGAAATAGGCGGGAAGGGAGAACAGCGGTCTGATGTCACCGCCGCAGATCAATCATTGGAGGCAGTGCCGTGTGGCGGTGGTGATAATGGTGATGAGGAAGGAGACAGCAAGAGATCAGAAGATGGGTAA
- the LOC120076090 gene encoding uncharacterized protein LOC120076090 — protein sequence MNIPEEQKVNYATSMLRDDAKFWWESTQRTIKGTVSWQQFNQAFYNKYFSLTMRCQKEVEFLNLRQENMSVAEYEQKFDHLSHSVPRLVDTEEKKVERFIWGLREGIRGIVTAFRHKEYALALESALLMEVDLAAKTSTSE from the coding sequence ATGAACATCccagaagaacaaaaagtaaatTATGCCACCTCCATGTTAAGAGATGATGCAAAGTTCTGGTGGGAATCCACACAAAGAACAATCAAAGGTACAGTCTCATGGCAACAATTCAATCAAGCTTTTTACAACAAGTATTTCTCTTTGACAATGAGATGTCAAAAGGAAgtggaatttcttaatcttcgtcAAGAGAACATGTCGGTGGCAGAGTATGAACAAAAATTTGATCACTTGTCTCACTCTGTTCCTCGACTAGTGGATacagaagagaagaaggtggaaaggtTTATTTGGGGATTAAGAGAAGGCATTCGAGGCATTGTTACTGCTTTCCGACATAAAGAGTATGCCCTTGCCCTCGAGTCGGCCTTACTCATGGAAGTAGATCTTGCTGCCAAAACCTCAACTTCGGAATGA